The genomic DNA TAGCTTTTCTTCCGAGGGAGCTGGAATGAACGAGTTAAAACAATGGAACGAATTGTACGGGGAAGGTGGTTCAAGAAAGGAGCAGTTATCGTACTTCCTATGAGAGAGAGTTTGATTCGTTTTTAACAGTTACAAAAATTATCTCTACAATAGTTTCAAGTTAGTGTACACTGTATAAGTATATTCCTTCAGATAGAGCTTGTTTTACTCTATTTCTGGGATCCTCAAGAGCTATAAGTGCACTTTGACTTGTGCTCTTTTAGCTTTAAAAGTCATACAATTACCTCATTGGGAGTTAGCAACTTATAAATACGACTACAGAAGTTTAAATGATCATcgaggtcaaccaatccaaaacacagGTTGAGATTTCTCCCAAATTATAATGCACTAATCAACTTGCAATATTGTCACAGAGCACATAGATTCGGGGAAAATGATATTAAAAAAGGATACCATATTCATCAACATTGTGAACCCAGTAACTACGAAGATAAAGGATGAAAGGGTTCGAGCTAATACCGGATAAAATTTAACACCACCTTTAAAATGGCTACATCTCGGTCAGTAAACCTAGTCCTTGTTCTTTTCCTTTGATGGTCCCCTTGGAATCTTACTTAAAACTTTTGCATTGAACACCGCACACTGTTTCTTAATCTCATGCATTGCTTTCTCTGCAAATGGATCCACCTTGTCCTCATATTTCTCATACAGCACAGGTACCGAGTGAAGCAGGACAAAGACTGTTTCGCAAAACCAATTAAACAACATTAAGAAAAGAAACTGTTTCTAAGGGTTTAAAAAACCAAAGCACTTGAAAGCAATTCTGGTACCTAAGTAAAACAATGTCACGAAGTTGCACCAACTTCCAACAATAGACAAGATCCACAAGCCAGCAATCACCTGAACAATCGTAATGTCATTCGGATATAACTTTCAAATGCAAAATAACATAATTCGTAACTCTCATATCAATAAAAACTGATCAACACATAACAATTCAAGAAAACAAGTAACAACATACATAGAGGAACTTCTTAAGATCTCTTCCTGGAGCAATATCCCGCAAGACGGTAAAAGCCAGGTTAGACTCAAACCTAAGTGCTTCGGCAAACTCTATAACTGGATCCTTAGGAATATGAACCTCAGGGATGCATAGTGGAGACCTATTCAAAACAAAAGCAATTTACATTAACACAAGCAAAAAGAAACCACAATCCAAAATATAAACTCCAAGAGTAGACATCTACAGCTTACTTGTTGATGAAAGCATAGGCATTTGACCACAAGAAGAGTATTACGAGAGCAAATATCAATACATGACAAACTAGAGTGAGAAGGTGGTACTCCAGCAATTCAAACAAAACCCATATCACAGTCGCAACACCGAGCACTCCAGCCGAAATCTTTTTGTTCCTCCAAAGGAATGTATCAGCCGCTATTGCATATACACCCAATTTCATTACATAAGCATGCATCATAAAAGAAATTACACACATGAAGTAATAATTATATAATCAATTAAAATGCCAAATTATCATCTTTAAGTAAGGTTATTGATAACCAGTTCTACAACATTTTGaaacttttaataaattaagaCAATCCCAAAATTTATTCGCTTCAATaaagcaaaaaagaaagaaagtaatTTTTACTAGAGATAATCACATCCATTTAGTTAAAGATTCAGAGAAtcacaatattttatttttctcaagctAAAACAAATGTTAAGAGATTAAAAACCATGATTAAGCTCAAACAGCACCACTTAATCAATACCGAAAGCACGATATACGTAAATAGGCCAAATCTACTTCTTCAATGAACACCCAAAAATCAAAGAAATCGGGAATTGAACTCGTATTCATTACGAAAATCCAAACTTAAAAGAAAACCCAGGCCTCTAAAAGCTAAAAAACGGTGCACAAATTTAAGAAATGAAGAAATGGGGTTTTGTTAACATACATTTGCCTCCACCAAAAACGTGGTGTACGGACCTTTCTCTCCCGAAGAGACGGAAAACTTTGGCCTTGATCGACGATTCTGATGGCTTATCGTTGTCGGAATCAGAGGAAGAATCATGGCCGTGGATCTTCTCAGCTAGCTTCTCCATCAGCGATCCCTCGTGCTTCTCTTCGTGCTCACCCATTTTTTTCCCACTCAAATTCTAGAACTGATCTACTCGTTTCTAACGCTTTGAAAGTGTGAAGATCGAGACaagaaaattaaaacttttatatTTAGAGAATTGGAGGGAAAACCCGGTAGCCAAAGGTTTGGTTTTTAAAATTAGGTAAACTATATTCATAgtaaattaaaactcaattatCAGTTTTTTCTCCGTCACTTATCTATGAAATGTGCTAAAAAGGTCAGACAATTTATAGGGTTTATCTTTTCGGTCACCATCACTTGCTAAGCTAACCTGATATGATAGTTTTGTTCTTTttaattttcttataattttaagACATTTATGGATGCAACTAATCCctaaatgtatttaaattttaagcAAAAATTTAATGTAATCAGAACGTAATTTAGTTTGCCTTTTACTGGATACGTGTGTCGAAATTCTAATTACACTGAAGTCCCAAATTTTTTTGGAGGGAAAGCCTGCAATAGTGAAATTGAAACCCTAGTGATAGTGGAAAAAGTCCACTTTACCCATTTCATTTGcatttgtttttaattaataatttcttaacattttaatatttattttaatataaatattatttaataagttTTAATGACTATGTaacataaatataattttatatatatatttaatatattttaaaattatacctTTTTTATTGATCAatgtaaatataattttaataaaatttaattatctattataattaaatatatattttaatctaaTGTCTTTAAtagttattttctattttatctTATTGCTACAATTCTTTAAATCCAATCACACACACTATtgctatttttaattttactgttaCAGTGTCCAATTTTATCATTACAGTAATTAATCTTCACAGTCACCAATGTTTTTAACATCACCGAAGATAAATGGACTGTCCATCCAAATTAAGTCTTGTCTTCAATATTTATATTAGTAGATCTTGAGACTAAATTTGGAGGGTTtaattaagattttcaaaattctTAAAAGTTTAATgaaatttctttttgtttttaaaatgggatctattttttttttgaaatttatgagAATTTCCAAAAGAAATTaagataatttaattaaatttttcaaaaaaaattaaatgagaatTTAAAAATTGGAAGCTTAATTAAAAAATTCaagagaaaaaataaatttttgagaGGCAAGGCCGTCATTTGCCACTGTTACCATTTACCCAcactttattaatttaatattgattctaaaaaaaaattataaaagtttcaTTAATTGATAaaagtaataaattaaaattttaacttgcCAGAAGCTGTAAACCACGGATTAATCTACTTATTGAGGCTCCATCTCCATTAAATTTTGGTTTCAAGAATAATCACTTGTATCTCTTCAATAAAGAAaatgattgtatgaaacagtgatgCCACGTCATCTAtatccctttccaatagttttatgccacatcagtactcttatcttgaatttcaggattttatcttgaaaaaaatcaaacccaaattaaaatactaaaattcaggataaaattctaaaattcaggataagaatactgatgtgacataaaactattggaaagggatacagatgacgcggcgtcactgtttcatacaatcatttctcCTTCAATACATATGTAGTTAGCATGTATGTTTCCGCCAGCACCTGACCCAATATTTTTCACAAAACCATATCAATTTATAACTTCAAATATAAAagttttcctcttttcttgaaaaATGGATACATTTGCAATTAAATATGGAAGTTCAATACCATCCATGAATATGTTTATCTATCAATtgcattcaaattttattttaaaaaccgATTGAGTTTTAGTTCAGTTAGCATGGGTATTATCGTCAACGCAAGAGGTTGTAGGTTTGAGTTTGTTGAGGtacattattctcctatttatagGTAATTAATCTATAAATAATGATTGTTTTGTTTTGTAAAGGGagagtgattttttttttaagatattAGATCAAGATATTCGGACTAAGTCTAAAACCATTAAACTTTTTGTTGACAACATGGTGTGGTCGAGACTTGACTCTTATGATGTAACATCATTACCACAATGTGAAGTAACCATGATCAACTTCATTATAGTAGCAAATTACATATCATCTTACCACATATCAATATAATCTCTTTCCGAacaatattttcttatttatgttTAATCGTAATATGATAGCAGCCTTTTGCTTGTCCTTGAACAGAAACCAAATATTGTCTCTACCTCCAAAAGAAAATGTTTGGTTCTCATCTTGATTGCTATAGTTTAATGTAAATTCTGTTACCTAATAAAATCTAATATGAGAAGTTGGGTTAACATTCCTACTCTACCCTACCCATATGTAAATGAATTCCTTCATTGAATGGGGGTTGCTCAAAGGGTTATCCATCGTCTTCCAAATTGGGCTCCATGATTTTGGTTTTACTTGAAGGTAGAAAAGAAACCTAGAAAGGCCAAAGTTGGGCTTCGCCTTAGGCTAAGACCAATGGAAGGAAACAGTTTGAAGTTGTAATTCCAAGTCAATTTAGTGTTGCAGCAGACTGATGATTGACGAATGCCGCACAGTATTTAATTCTATATAAATTTGGTATTTTGTTAATTGGATTAGTTGGTTACTTCAACAATGCtccaaatataaaaatatcacCTTCCCTGCCCGCATCATCATACCAGTCAATATCTACTTCATTAATCCTTCAAATTTCTATTACAGAGTCGGTCTTTGTTGAATTATACCTTATTCTTGTATTCCAATATATCTCAAATGTTAAAATTcggtataaatatttaaaatccgaACAAAGTAAATATGTTGTAATAAGCTCTACATAACATTGATCAAAATTTATTCACTCTCTATACAGCATCTCCTTACTTTTCATTCAGCTGTTGTGTTGCATCCTTTATAAGTCCAGCAAATTTAGCTGATAACACACGAATTCGGATTTTCTTCCGCACTTACGACTCGGTAATATGTAGTCATGTGAGGATTATAGGCCTTGTAAGCCTTAACAAGCTCAGCAATCTGatcactttctttctttttatcgTCCTCCTTCTTGCCACCGCCGCCGCCGCCGCCGCCTCCGCCACCACCACCACCGCCACCGCTGCCTTCATCTTTCTTGGCTCCTCCTCcatcttttttctcttcttttgccGGTCCAACCGTTAAAATCTCGGTATACCATTGTTTTCTCAACTTGTTCACTATGTTAATCGGGTCAACGTCGCCGATGACTGTCAACTTCTTGTCTTTCATATCCATCGAAATAGAATCAACACCTACAAAAATTAGAGAGAATTGAAGAATACAAGTTCCTGATAATAAACCATTAATATTAAAGAACAAAAAGAGATGTTTTAAGCAAGTACCGGAGAGACCCGAAACAGCTTTCATGGCTTTCTGTTTCTCTTTGCCTTCATGTAAATCCAATTTCAAGACAACTTTCTgtaagaagaaaacaaaaagtgAAACCAAATCAGAGTCAGAGAGAAACCCATGAAAGATTCAATATCTTTGGTAAGAAAAAGTGGGAGGAAAAATAGATTAAAGGGAAAGGAAACTTGACCTTCATTGGTACTGAAACAGGAAGCAGTGACCAAACAAAACAATGATTGAGACGATCATGAAAACCATCAAATTGTAAGACAACATATAAATAGACGAAGTACATAGCAAATCGGGGCGGGTAAAATCCGTGTTAATGGTAAGGTTTAATTTCGTCCTCTGTCCCTGTATGCTTTGAAAATTTAAAGTTTAGTCCCTTTTTAAGAATTAGAGTCCCAATTGATATATTGttaattgaaatttattaaattagagTATATTTCTATAGTGACTACATATTGtcaataaataatattaagaAGACAAGGAAGaagtataaatttattaaaagttAATTATGATTGCTATATTTGTTTTTAGAAGGATTCAACTTCAAAAGTTTGTATTATTTGTACTTAATATAATTATAGTTGATTATTTACTAAGGTCTTTGGCTTTGAGTGTTGATATTTAAGTTTCACTTTACTTAAATCATGTGTgggttttatttaaatatatatttgactTAAATATTactatattcaaattattttcaaaattattcGATTCAaggtaaattatatatataataatatgaatGTACAAACTTTGTAATTGTCAATCTAATTGATTATCAATCAAGTAGAAAAGGAAATATTATGTgaattttataatatcattatttTCTATTTAGGTTTTTTTAGTAGTGTATTACTCAAATTTATAtataagttttatattattttataaattagtaattttatattttaaattgattttttttaaattttattcacgCTATTTAGTTAATGAATGCAAACGTACTTGCAAAACTATTAGTAACTTTTTTTAGCAACTTTTTCTTTGAACTTTTAATCATCTGAGATAAAAAAAAATATCTAAGGTTATTGGAAGAAAAAAGAATAATCGGATATTAATGTTCTAAAAAAATTGATGAATCATTATAAGTTATAATTATCAATATCAAAATCAGATTATTGTTTATGTTTGGCcatgaataaatataaaaatattatttagtatttgCTTATAAAATAATCGAGTGACGGACATAGTTATCAAAAAACAAAATAATGgttttatatattttcaaatgaaatcttttgttTTTAATATCTAATTGACTTCAGTCCAGTtccaaatcaacattttgtaaatTTCTATTGGTTTTATCTCAATATAACTTTAAATAgcttgaataaaatttaaaatataaaattactaatttataaaacaatataaatttcatatataaatttcGAGGAATACACTAATAAAAGAAACCTAAATAGAAAATAATGCTATTATAAAAttcacataacatttcatttTCTACTTGATTGGTAATCAACCCGACTAGCACGATTCCATTTT from Gossypium arboreum isolate Shixiya-1 chromosome 9, ASM2569848v2, whole genome shotgun sequence includes the following:
- the LOC108454257 gene encoding reticulon-like protein B3, with the protein product MGEHEEKHEGSLMEKLAEKIHGHDSSSDSDNDKPSESSIKAKVFRLFGRERSVHHVFGGGKSADTFLWRNKKISAGVLGVATVIWVLFELLEYHLLTLVCHVLIFALVILFLWSNAYAFINKSPLCIPEVHIPKDPVIEFAEALRFESNLAFTVLRDIAPGRDLKKFLYVIAGLWILSIVGSWCNFVTLFYLVFVLLHSVPVLYEKYEDKVDPFAEKAMHEIKKQCAVFNAKVLSKIPRGPSKEKNKD
- the LOC108454258 gene encoding heavy metal-associated isoprenylated plant protein 39-like, with the translated sequence MYFVYLYVVLQFDGFHDRLNHCFVWSLLPVSVPMKKVVLKLDLHEGKEKQKAMKAVSGLSGVDSISMDMKDKKLTVIGDVDPINIVNKLRKQWYTEILTVGPAKEEKKDGGGAKKDEGSGGGGGGGGGGGGGGGGKKEDDKKKESDQIAELVKAYKAYNPHMTTYYRVVSAEENPNSCVIS